One window of Chionomys nivalis chromosome 10, mChiNiv1.1, whole genome shotgun sequence genomic DNA carries:
- the LOC130883007 gene encoding heterogeneous nuclear ribonucleoprotein A1-like, whose translation MKDPNTKRSRGFGFVTYATVVEVDAAMNARPHKVDGRVVEPKRAVSREDSQRPGAHLTVKKIFVGGIKEDTEDYHLRDYFEQYGKIEAIEVMTDRGSGKKRGFAFATFDDHDCVDKIVIQKYHTVKGHNCEVRKALSKQEMASASSSQRGRSGSGNFGGGRGGGFGGNDNFGRGGNFSGCGGFGGSRGGGGYGGNGDGYNGFGNDGSNFRGGGSYNDFGNYNNQSSNFGPMKGGIFGGRSCGPYGGGGQYFAKPRNQGGYVGSSSSSSDGSGRRF comes from the coding sequence ATGAAAGATCCAAACACCAAACGATCCAGGGGCTTTGGGTTTGTTACATACGCCACTGTGGTGGAAGTGGATGCCGCTATGAATGCAAGACCCCATAAGGTGGATGGAAGAGTTGTGGAACCTAAGAGAGCTGTGTCAAGAGAGGATTCTCAGAGACCAGGTGCCCACTTAACCGTGAAAAAGATCTTTGTTGGTGGTATTAAAGAAGACACTGAAGACTACCACCTGAGAGACTATTTTGAGCAGTATGGGAAAATTGAAGCGATTGAAGTCATGACTGACAGAGGCAGTGGGAAAaagagaggttttgcttttgccACCTTTGATGACCATGACTGTGTGGACAAGATTGTTATTCAGAAATACCATACTGTGAAGGGGCACAACTGTGAAGTAAGAAAAGCCCTATCCAAGCAGGAGATGGCTAGTGCTTCCTCCAGCCAAAGAGGTCGAAGTGGTTCTGGAAACTTTGGTGGTGGTCGTGGAGGCGGTTTTGGTGGCAATGACAATTTTGGTCGAGGGGGAAACTTCAGTGGTTGTGGTGGCTTCGGTGGCAGCCGTGGTGGTGGTGGATATGGTGGCAATGGGGATGGCTATAATGGATTTGGTAATGATGGAAGCAATTTCAGAGGTGGTGGAAGCTACAATGATTTTGGCAATTACAACAATCAGTCTTCAAATTTTGGACCAATGAAAGGAGGAATCTTTGGAGGCCGAAGCTGTGGCCCTTATGGTGGCGGAGGCCAGTACTTCGCTAAACCACGAAATCAAGGTGGCTATGTTggttccagcagcagcagcagcgatgGCAGTGGCAGGAGGTTCTAA